The Paenibacillus sp. FSL R7-0204 genome includes a region encoding these proteins:
- a CDS encoding retropepsin-like aspartic protease: MKIAYDGQLLTTDISVCYQGRTLQIKDIIIDTGSSHTVFSPDVLEEIGVTYENGDPVYEAYGVGGTVPFYTKVMDQIEIDALKIENVEIDVGILPKSHKGLLGLDILKTYGFTVDMEKLELRRPSATTSPT, from the coding sequence ATGAAGATAGCTTATGATGGACAACTTCTGACAACAGATATTTCCGTATGCTATCAAGGGAGAACGCTGCAAATTAAAGATATCATTATTGATACGGGTTCCTCGCATACTGTGTTCAGTCCTGATGTACTCGAAGAGATAGGTGTTACGTATGAAAACGGAGACCCCGTATACGAGGCTTATGGCGTTGGTGGAACCGTACCTTTTTACACCAAGGTTATGGATCAGATAGAAATTGATGCCTTAAAAATTGAAAATGTGGAGATTGATGTAGGAATATTGCCCAAGTCGCATAAAGGCTTGCTCGGCTTGGATATCTTGAAGACATATGGATTTACCGTGGATATGGAAAAGTTGGAACTCAGACGACCGTCCGCAACCACATCTCCAACGTAA
- a CDS encoding DeoR/GlpR family DNA-binding transcription regulator, protein MFMEERHQEILKILEKEGRIKASEIETLFDIGFDTARRDLRILEEKGLLRRTHGGAIPALQIGYTTPPKYTPRDITEIKDNYLAIARKAVSYIKANDVVFLNAASVGYFMAQNLPKNIPFTAVTNSIVIAGELRNYDNINTIMVGGEMSQKGQCSDYYAIEFVKNIRFDISFLTSAGLSAAFGMSIQKSKGVGFTQAVVESSKCNIALYPSEKIGVESILKICSADKIDKLITDWDAVEEQLVEIEELGVEVIVVEQGTIVE, encoded by the coding sequence ATGTTTATGGAGGAACGACATCAAGAAATTCTAAAGATATTGGAAAAGGAAGGAAGAATTAAGGCAAGTGAAATTGAAACACTATTTGATATCGGCTTTGATACGGCAAGACGTGATTTACGTATTCTTGAAGAAAAAGGACTTCTAAGACGAACACATGGTGGAGCGATTCCTGCCTTGCAAATAGGTTATACTACACCACCCAAATATACACCACGAGACATAACGGAAATAAAAGATAATTATTTAGCTATCGCGAGAAAAGCAGTTAGTTACATCAAGGCTAATGATGTAGTTTTTCTAAATGCCGCTTCAGTAGGTTATTTTATGGCACAAAATTTGCCTAAAAACATCCCTTTTACGGCTGTAACTAATTCAATTGTTATTGCAGGTGAACTTAGAAATTATGATAATATCAATACCATTATGGTCGGTGGCGAGATGAGTCAGAAAGGTCAGTGTAGTGATTACTATGCTATCGAATTTGTTAAAAACATTCGTTTTGATATCAGCTTCTTAACAAGCGCTGGTCTTTCTGCTGCTTTTGGGATGTCCATTCAAAAATCCAAAGGGGTCGGTTTTACACAAGCAGTTGTTGAAAGTTCTAAATGTAATATAGCTTTATATCCGTCTGAGAAAATTGGAGTAGAATCCATATTGAAAATTTGTTCTGCAGATAAAATTGATAAGCTAATCACTGATTGGGATGCTGTTGAAGAACAGTTGGTCGAAATTGAAGAGTTGGGTGTAGAAGTAATTGTTGTAGAACAAGGAACGATAGTTGAATAA
- a CDS encoding helix-turn-helix domain-containing protein — MKGNEHHSKFLLTHREREVFELLVQDKTTRDIAGLLFISEKTVRNHISNVMQKLNVKGRSQAVVELIKLGELKI, encoded by the coding sequence TTGAAGGGCAACGAACATCATAGCAAATTTTTGTTGACGCATCGTGAACGCGAAGTATTCGAGCTTCTTGTGCAGGACAAAACTACACGGGACATTGCCGGACTGTTATTCATCAGCGAAAAGACCGTCCGCAACCACATTTCCAACGTAATGCAAAAATTAAACGTAAAAGGCCGTTCGCAAGCGGTTGTCGAGCTGATCAAGCTTGGGGAGCTGAAAATCTAG
- a CDS encoding LacI family DNA-binding transcriptional regulator: protein MNIHDVAKKSGLSVVTVSRVLNNSPSVREGNRQKVLNAIEELNYQPNSAARSLVRGKTGVIGMSINNFNDSFYDRVIRVVNRKLAEQGYFLALSIAENDDDGVNFLFQKDRVDGIILLSPLEEKEYVEELKRKNIPVVLLDNQFEHEDVPSVVVDNYQGGYEATRHLISLGHTLIAYIGGPSEFLSVTERKRGYVQALDEAGLTPFGTEYCGFTVSSGYEVAKRWVREDKLPTAFFSGDDFIALGVVQALREEGILVPQDISVVGFDDQQFVGEFYPRLTTVRQPEAQMGNIGVDLLLKLINGEVMPPAVTKLAPQLLIRESTASVRLT from the coding sequence ATGAATATTCATGATGTAGCCAAGAAGTCGGGGCTCTCTGTAGTGACCGTATCCAGAGTCCTTAACAATTCACCCTCTGTACGTGAAGGCAACCGCCAGAAAGTGCTGAATGCGATAGAGGAATTGAATTATCAGCCCAATTCAGCGGCGCGGAGTCTGGTGCGCGGCAAGACCGGAGTCATTGGGATGTCGATTAACAACTTTAACGATTCTTTCTATGACCGGGTGATTCGCGTAGTGAACCGGAAGCTGGCAGAGCAGGGGTACTTCCTGGCCCTGTCCATCGCCGAGAATGACGATGATGGGGTGAACTTCCTGTTCCAGAAGGACCGTGTGGACGGGATTATCCTGCTGTCTCCGCTGGAGGAGAAGGAATATGTGGAGGAGCTGAAGCGAAAGAACATCCCGGTTGTCCTGCTGGATAACCAGTTCGAGCATGAGGATGTTCCGAGTGTTGTCGTCGATAACTATCAGGGCGGGTATGAAGCAACAAGACACCTGATTAGTCTTGGACACACCCTGATTGCCTATATCGGCGGCCCTTCGGAGTTCCTGAGTGTAACGGAGCGCAAACGGGGTTATGTCCAGGCGCTGGATGAAGCGGGACTAACGCCCTTTGGCACGGAATATTGCGGCTTTACGGTAAGCAGCGGTTATGAGGTGGCGAAGAGATGGGTCCGCGAGGATAAGCTGCCGACAGCATTTTTTTCGGGAGACGACTTTATTGCCCTCGGGGTTGTTCAAGCCCTGCGTGAGGAGGGGATTCTGGTGCCTCAGGATATCTCCGTGGTCGGCTTTGATGATCAGCAGTTCGTCGGTGAATTCTACCCGCGGCTCACAACGGTCAGACAGCCAGAGGCGCAGATGGGCAATATCGGCGTTGACTTACTGCTGAAGCTGATCAATGGGGAGGTGATGCCCCCTGCGGTAACGAAGCTTGCTCCTCAGCTTCTCATCCGTGAATCTACCGCTTCTGTTCGATTAACTTGA
- a CDS encoding N-acetylglucosamine kinase: protein MKYFLGVDAGGSKTYAMIADEQGKLLGAGKGGNGNHQLNREQAENSLQQAVSEAITASGLTREQLDYSWFGLAGADREADFRILRPIIGRLGLPRTEISCDTWNALRSGTEKNYGIVLICGSGVNCSGKNPAGAAYQCGGFGYRFGDFGGGYDLSMEVFRSVLRADDGREQKTVLSERLTQLLGYSNVPELREDYLDHFRDLPPQIAELLFQAAEEGDPVATGLLVKQGDELGLAAASAIRRLAMEAESFDIVLAGSLLTKGDRAGIIRRAIERRVKQVAPDGTLRILTREPVVGSVVLAMESSGLHVNQEVLDHLSQGKEEQLSWGKH from the coding sequence GTGAAGTATTTTTTGGGAGTGGATGCAGGGGGCAGTAAGACCTACGCAATGATTGCAGATGAACAAGGGAAGCTTCTCGGTGCAGGCAAGGGCGGGAACGGGAATCATCAGCTGAACCGTGAGCAGGCGGAGAACAGCTTGCAGCAGGCTGTATCGGAAGCCATTACAGCATCCGGGCTGACCAGGGAGCAACTGGATTATTCCTGGTTCGGATTGGCGGGAGCGGACAGAGAGGCTGATTTTAGGATTTTACGGCCCATCATCGGCCGCCTCGGCCTTCCCCGGACGGAGATTTCCTGCGATACCTGGAATGCCTTGCGTTCAGGGACAGAGAAGAATTACGGGATCGTGCTGATTTGCGGATCAGGCGTGAACTGCAGCGGCAAAAATCCGGCGGGTGCTGCCTATCAATGCGGCGGCTTCGGCTACCGGTTCGGGGATTTCGGCGGCGGCTATGACTTAAGTATGGAGGTTTTCCGCAGCGTCCTCAGGGCGGATGACGGAAGAGAACAGAAGACGGTCCTAAGCGAACGCTTAACTCAGTTGCTGGGCTATTCCAATGTCCCGGAGCTACGAGAGGATTACCTCGATCATTTCAGAGATCTGCCTCCCCAAATTGCGGAGCTGCTGTTTCAGGCGGCAGAGGAAGGGGACCCGGTGGCCACCGGGCTGCTGGTCAAGCAAGGGGATGAGCTGGGTCTGGCGGCTGCCTCGGCTATTCGCCGGTTGGCCATGGAGGCGGAGTCCTTCGACATCGTGCTTGCAGGCAGCCTGCTGACCAAGGGAGACCGTGCGGGCATTATCCGCCGGGCCATTGAGCGAAGAGTGAAGCAGGTGGCCCCGGACGGCACATTAAGGATTTTAACCCGGGAGCCGGTTGTAGGATCGGTCGTTCTGGCGATGGAAAGCAGCGGGTTGCATGTGAATCAGGAGGTTCTTGATCATCTATCACAGGGTAAGGAGGAGCAATTATCATGGGGGAAACATTGA
- a CDS encoding 6-phospho-beta-glucosidase: MGETLKLVVIGAGSSYTPELIEGIILHHQELPVREIWLVDIEEGREKLHTITELSKRMIAESRLPITIAATLDRREAIAGADFVCTQIRVGMLEARKWDELIPLEYGVIGQETTGPGGMMKGLRTIPVILDICKDIEELAPDAWLLNFTNPAGMVTEAVHKYSSVRSVGLCNSPIGFQKWLSEFFGLPVEKIYAEFVGINHLHWVSDVVIDGKSKLQELIDYPESYKASNVPFDSWDHRFLNGLKAIPSYYLSYYYMTDAMLAEQKEAAATAGSRAEVVKKVEEELFELYRNVELKEKPKQLEQRGGAYYSEAAVLLMRSIHNDSRDIQTLNVRNNGIIDFLPDDASIEVNCMVTKQGPLPIPLRKVPQSVRGLLAAVKQYESLTIEAAVHGDRDVALQAMVHHPLMPSVTVAEQLLDEMLEKNKPFLPLFQ; encoded by the coding sequence ATGGGGGAAACATTGAAGCTGGTTGTTATCGGAGCGGGGTCATCGTATACGCCTGAATTAATTGAAGGGATCATCCTGCACCACCAGGAGCTTCCTGTCCGCGAAATATGGCTGGTGGATATTGAAGAAGGAAGAGAGAAGCTACATACGATTACGGAACTGAGCAAGCGGATGATTGCCGAGTCCAGACTGCCGATTACCATTGCAGCGACGCTTGACCGCCGGGAGGCCATTGCCGGAGCGGACTTCGTCTGCACGCAGATCCGGGTAGGGATGCTTGAAGCACGCAAGTGGGACGAATTGATTCCGCTTGAGTACGGTGTCATCGGTCAGGAGACTACAGGCCCTGGAGGAATGATGAAGGGCCTGCGGACCATCCCGGTTATTCTGGATATTTGCAAGGATATCGAGGAGCTGGCCCCGGATGCCTGGCTGCTGAATTTTACGAATCCGGCCGGGATGGTGACTGAAGCTGTTCACAAATATTCATCGGTTAGAAGCGTGGGCCTGTGCAACTCGCCGATCGGATTTCAGAAGTGGCTCTCCGAATTCTTCGGGCTTCCCGTGGAGAAGATCTATGCGGAGTTTGTCGGCATCAACCATCTGCACTGGGTATCCGATGTCGTGATTGACGGGAAGAGCAAGCTGCAGGAGCTTATTGATTACCCTGAGAGCTATAAGGCAAGCAATGTGCCGTTTGATTCCTGGGACCACCGGTTTCTGAACGGTCTGAAGGCTATCCCTTCCTATTATCTGAGCTATTACTATATGACGGACGCGATGCTGGCGGAACAGAAGGAAGCAGCGGCAACGGCCGGATCACGCGCTGAAGTTGTGAAGAAGGTGGAGGAGGAGCTATTCGAGCTGTACCGGAACGTGGAGCTGAAGGAGAAGCCGAAGCAGCTGGAACAGCGTGGCGGAGCCTATTACTCGGAGGCGGCAGTGCTGCTGATGCGCTCTATCCATAATGATTCCCGCGATATCCAGACGCTGAATGTAAGGAATAACGGGATTATTGATTTCCTGCCGGACGATGCCTCGATTGAGGTGAACTGTATGGTCACCAAGCAGGGGCCACTGCCGATTCCGCTGCGCAAGGTGCCCCAGTCTGTCAGAGGCCTGCTGGCTGCGGTCAAGCAATATGAGAGTCTTACGATCGAGGCGGCTGTGCACGGAGACCGGGATGTGGCCCTGCAGGCGATGGTTCATCATCCGCTCATGCCTTCGGTCACCGTAGCGGAACAGCTGCTGGATGAAATGCTGGAGAAGAACAAACCGTTTTTGCCGTTATTTCAATAG